The Mixophyes fleayi isolate aMixFle1 chromosome 1, aMixFle1.hap1, whole genome shotgun sequence genome includes a region encoding these proteins:
- the FKTN gene encoding ribitol-5-phosphate transferase FKTN, with amino-acid sequence MMQRINRINRNVLLAVLTAASSLFLLFQLFYYRYYISSKNGPTFSKLKGSLSAEDSTHWRVVKNFLSVVSNHNAPVFLVDSVILGLLTKDLGQLRSSPDSIHSECQYFCKQRDVTTFGLLDKIWDHKGSIFRAMEKMGFQWQKYEGKDPRLEGMDDLSSTEIPLHYLLKMASHTIHLVVFYERSGNYLWHGPLLLKRNMDRKFAPFRKLQFGRDAGAFNRADLNQITADGLKVQIPKDPSQFLSEMLHSRFHECRYKEARSFFQLYPDDISLDGIEFRKKSKTLLHMAASTLDTLGVSFWISSGTCLGWYRQCNIIPYSKDVDLGIFIQNYKPELIPAFQKAGLPLKHKFGKVEDSLELSFLGRDDVKLDIFFFYEEKDHMWNGGTQAKSGKKFKYLFPKFTLCWTEFLGLKVQVPCETLDYVEANYGKSWDVPLKVWDWKQSPPNVQPNGMWPVDEWDEVIQLF; translated from the exons ATGATGCAGCGAATCAACAGAATCAACAGAAATGTGCTCCTGGCCGTGCTAACAGCTGCAAGTTCCTTGTTTCTTCTGTTTCAACTATTCTACTATCGATACTACATATCTTCAAAG aatggCCCTACATTTTCTAAGCTGAAAGGAAGTTTGTCTGCAGAAGACAGTACACATTGG AGAGTGGTGAAGAATTTTTTAAGCGTGGTTTCCAATCACAATGCACCAGTGTTTCTAGTGGACTCTGTGATTTTGGGACTACTAACCAAGGACTTGGGACAGCTAAGAAGTTCACCAGACAGTATACATTCAGAATGTCAGTATTTCTGCAAGCAGAGAGATGTCACCACATTTGGACTTCTGGATAAGATATGGGACCACAAA GGAAGTATTTTTCGAGCTATGGAGAAGATGGGATTTCAGTGGCAGAAGTATGAGGGGAAAGATCCTCGACTGGAGGGGATGGACGACCTTTCAAGCACGGAAATACCTCTTCATTATTTATTGAAAATGGCGTCTCACACAATACATTTAGTAGTGTTTTATGAAAGGAGTGGCAACTACCTCTGGCACGGCCCCTTACTGCTAAAGAGAAATATGGATAGAAAGTTTGCACCTTTTCGGAAGCTTCAATTTGGTCGCGATGCTGGAGCCTTCAATAG AGCTGACCTGAACCAAATCACTGCAGATGGATTAAAAGTTCAGATCCCAAAAGATCCTTCACAATTTTTAAGTGAGATGTTACACTCAAGGTTTCATGAGTGCAGGTACAAAGAAGCTCGGTCATTTTTTCAG CTCTATCCTGATGACATATCACTGGACGGGATTGAATTTCGGAAGAAATCTAAAACATTGTTACACATGGCAGCATCCACTTTAGATACATTGGGTGTGAGTTTCTGGATCAGCAGTGGTACATGTTTAG GATGGTATAGGCAGTGTAACATTATTCCATACAGTAAAGATGTGGATTTGGGGATATTTATACAGAACTACAAACCTGAACTAATCCCAGCTTTTCAGAAGGCAGGGCTGCCTTTGAAGCACAAATTTGGCAAG GTGGAAGATAGCTTAGAACTGTCATTTCTTGGGAGAGATGATGTGAAACTTGACATATTTTTCTTCTATGAAGAAAAGGATCATATGTGGAATGGGGGCACACAAGCCAAAAGTGGCAAGAAATTTAA atATCTGTTTCCTAAGTTTACACTTTGTTGGACAGAGTTTTTAGGGCTAAAGGTTCAAGTACCATGTGAAACTCTAGATTATGTGGAAGCTAATTATGGCAAGAGCTGGGATGTTCCTCTTAAAGTCTGGGACTGGAAACAATCCCCACCCAATGTACAGCCAAACGGAATGTGGCCTGTAGATGAGTGGGATGAGGTCATTCAGTTATTCTAG